CTTaaatttggtttgttttaaGGTTAGTGGTGAAGAAGAACTTGAAAGTATTGATTTATGGAAAACTTGAAGGTGTAGAAAGCCACAGCAGCAGCAGTGTAATTTCCAAATTTTACTTACTTTTATCACATGCATTCCAAAACTATGCTGGCTTGACCTCCCATAGCTCCAAGAGGAATCGATTCTCGTCCAGTATCTACTAAGCAAAAATCGATTATCTACTGATCAAAATCAATTCTATGTTTCATTTatgtatttaacattttaatttaagttaatttcaatcaatcatcttttaatttaaaataattttatcaattaaactaatcactgacattttattttaacttaatttctgCTGATcacattttcctttattttaacttattttaaactttttttttatattttaaataataattcaaattttattttaaactaatttgaattaattaatttaatttttattataaaaaatcatgattttacaattttatcaattaaaccttttttttatctattatcaCAAGACTCAAACTTCTTTTCTAATTTATCTTCCCTTTCACTCTTATTTCCATCCTTTTTCATTCTCTGAAACATATCTTCAAATAAAGCTTGAAATTTAGTTCTACATCAATATGAATCCGAAACCCTTCTTAGAGGACAGAATGTCACGTTGATTTGAATTTGAAACAGTTTCAAAGTTcatttacaaaaaaaagaagaaaaaaaaaaggtcctTTGCTTGCCCCCACACATTGGTGTGGCTCTCTGACACAAATTAGAGTAGAACGGTGGAGCCTTTGACAGAAGAAAGTTGTTCAACACAGACtgaactaaaatttatattccaTTTAAAATTACTACTGCCTTTAGAGGAATGGGCAAAAACAAAGATTGACTAAAAACTAGGACACTGAGACAAGTGTtggataaaaatttaaaagtaattttgtgaatttcaaatatatattcaatatacacataaacaaaaaaaaatactactGTGCTAAGATTAAAGGTATCTTAAGCTTTCCTTCAAACATCCCTACCAGTTATGTCTCCATTCAacctttttcagttttttttttctactgcCAACATCCCTTGGTTGTCagagaaacaaagaaaatttcaaTAAGCTCAAAtgcattaaaattctatgtcaCTGTGTCTATAGAACTAAAAAAAATGCACAATCCAGCCCCGCAGATAATAGAACATCCGATGCTTCTGCTTTTTTCACTGTATAGAGATTTCGGCAAAAATGAGTGCTTGCTTTTTAACCTGGCTTGCAAAATCACTCGTCTAAGTTCGTCCACGAgaaatttctttcattttcaacatGAGGACAAGTAGTGATTAACTTCTCCGCACAGAATCCTGTCAGGTTTAGATAGATATAGTTCAGAAACTAAGAGAGCCCAGTAAATGAATTATCCTCCATCGAAACGCTGTCCTTTATTCCCTGTATCATCTTAAGGACTTGCCACATTGCTGGCCTCTGCTCCGGCGAGGTTGCACTGCAAATACTGGCAACCTCCGTGAGCATCTCTAGCCGGTTGTCTTCACTGCCATCATCGTCCCTCATTGTTCTCACCCAATCTTGCAAATCCGCTGGTGCAAGAAAAGGTTGTTGGGAAGGGTGTTTACCGGTCAAAAGCTCTAGTAGAAGCACTCCAAAAGCATAAACATCAGACTTGGATGTGGCTCTGCGGCTAGAGTTGCGAGCCTCGGGTGCTCTATAAGCCGCAGAATCAGGATCTTCAGTGAACGAAGAATCTGCAAAGAAGGACAAGCAATAGTCCGTAATACAGGCTTCAAAACCCGTCCCAAGAAGAACGTTAGAAGATTTCAGGTTGccatgaattagagttgaaacTTGATGTATATAAGCAAGTCCGTGTGCCACATCTTCGGCTATTTTCAAGCATGATGTCCAATGCAAAGGCTTCGCCCTCGCCGATCTTGAACCTGCACATGCAGCACCTatcttaattaagaaaaacagaATCAGATTGGTCCCCACAACAACAGGCTACATTAAGACTTCTGACACTGAATAGCAATAAAAAttggaaattttgaaataaaagtaattttggCTCAGTAAAAGGTCAACCGTATGAAGCACCGCAGTCAACCTGGCATTGAAATAGTCCAAACATATCACATAACACACATcccaaccaaaaataaaatagtccaaacagaaacaaaaacaatcCAGCCCCGTGACTGTCGACATCGGCCACCAAATCACGAAAGCCAGTGCTCTCGTATGGAAAACTCGCGTAAAAAACAATAAGTAAAAGGCAACACACAATACAGACCTATCTGACAAAGAGTACCATTCCACATACCACAACCCTTTGCAGAAAAACACATCATCCATCAAATCAAGCTCTAATCGAACCACCATCCCCCACCACAACATTTATCCTCAGTCTTCTTCGACACTTCAACTCCAAAACCCAATTTTGACATTAGAACGGAGGTTTTGAAAATGGCACATCATTGCCATTTCGACAGCAATGGCAATGTTTTTAGATTCTTTAGTACAGAAGATGCGACTGTTCGCCCATAGTCACACTTATCTATACTTTCCCGAAATATGACGAAACAGTAACCAGAGTTCCAAAACTTGATCACAGAGCAGAAAACGGAAAAGTTTAATGTAACCGGCAATAACAATAAGTGAAGAAGTGAGGATTTACAATGAGTAATCTAacttgtgaaaattaaaatcaacttatgcattgaaacttttgaaaacaaaattctacCCCAAGAGTAAGAAAATCGCATGAAGTTATTACGAAAAGAAATTTGGTTCatttcacactttttttttacttgaaagaaaaatgtatacAAACAGGGACCAACTAAGCAGTGCATTTGAATTATAATTGATGTTAACAAATGGAAAGTGACTACCGTGAACGAGGTTGAAGATGCTGCCATTGGGCTGATAATCATATATGACAAGCCTCTCTCCCTTGGCCTGAAAATAAGCCCTCAAAGGAACCAAATTGGGGTGGCGAAGCCTCCCCACAGCCTCCATGTGGCGCTCAAACACTACTCCATCACTCTCCCCACTCTTCCCCCCATCCAACCTCTTCACCGTCACAATCAACCGCGAATCCAGCACCGCCTTGTACGTCGTCCCCACGCTCCCCCTCCCCAGCAACTCCGCCGAAGCCCGCATCAGCATCTCCAGCGTATACTGCTGCAGCTCCCCGCAGCAGAACACCAGTTTCCCACTCCTGTGCGCCTCCTCCATCCTCCTCACCTTCACCTCcctctcctcctcctccacaaCCGCCTCCACCTCACCCCCCACCGCAACCACCGCTTTCCCCGCCGCCGCCTGCCTCCTTCTCACAAGCGAAACCacagacacaacaaaaacactCACAAGAACAACAGCCACAACAAAGCCCACAACCACCAGCCCAGTCTTTCGATGACGCTTTGTTTGGGCGGAAGCAGGCACAACCAAAATACCCTGAGACTGTTCGCTCTGACTCAACGGCGCCGTGGAGGTGGACGTGGCGGGGCCGAAAAAGCGGGAGCGCGAGCCACACTCTCGGTGAACAATCTCCCCGCATAGGCCAGGGTTTCCCGAGAAGGAGGCGGCGTTGAGTTTAGAGAGGGTCGGAGTAACGGGAACAGGACCGGTCAGGTTGTTGTTGGAGACATTGAGCAGTTTGAGAGCAGTTTGATTGAGAGGAGGGAGCGTGCCGGAGAAGTTGTTGGAGTCGAGGCGGAGGGCAATGAGACGGTCGAGGAGAGTGAGCCGAACCGGGATCGAACCGGAGAGATTGTTGTGAGAAAGGGATAGAGTGAGGATgcggtggaggaggaggagagaAGGAGGGAAGGAACCGGAGAAGTTGTTGTGGTCGAGGAAGAGGGACTTGAGGTTGGTGAGAGAGGAGAGATCAGGGATGGGCCCGTAGAGGGAGTTGTTGCGGAGGCTCATGACGCGGAGCTGGTCCAGTTTCGTCAGGGTGTCCGGAGGGAATGGGCCGCGCAGGCCCATGGACTGGACCACGAACCGGACCACTCTCCCTTGTGCACACTTCACGCCCTCCCACTCGCAGTAGTCGTACGGCTCGTTCAGAGTGTAGAGGAGCCTGTTGTCTTGGTCCGCTTCCCGTTTAAACGACAGCAACCACACTGCGTCGGAGGACACCGTGGAGCCACCGCAAGTGGTGGCGAGGTTGATTATATGTAGCAACAGAGGGAGAAATGCTGCCGTTGCCCTTTGCATTGTTTGAGCTTTGTGTTTCTTGGGTTGTTCAGCTTTTAGACATTTTTTGTTGAAAGAGTGAGTATATCCATCCGGTAACAGTAGTAGTGGGAAGCAGCTGGATTTCAAGTCCTACTCCACTCACTCACGTGAAAGTGGGGAATGCTCCAAATTATTACCTAATGTTTTCTTATGCCCTTCCCaacacttttcctttttttttctttctctctctctttatctccttttcttcatttcatcCCTACATTTTCCCCTACAACACCCATTTCCTTTATTATATCCTACAAAATGCTTATTCCTAAACTAAGTTTCTTTTTGGCTTCTCACCATCTCCTTAGAATGTTGTATGGCATAGTTGGTCATCCTAAGAAATTCTTAAACATGTTAAATGTTATGTCACGCAAACTCTAACATTTATAGCATTTCATTAACAAACTCTAATAGAATATCatcttcataaaatattataaataaaatattttatatgttactTATTAAActgaaactaaaattatatatactcaCAATTCTATTTAATctgttttttaattgtttttgttggaagttaattataataaaataattatatagtttttatttatttttctctcttcacctacaaaattgaattatttaagaattagaaaatatataaaaatgtaagcAATGTGAGATCTTCcattttataaatcataaataaatacaaacagaatttctaaaataatccaatacctaaaaataaacatacaaagTATTGAATAAAGTTTTGAGTTCTAGTTAAAATAgttaaagtaaatatatatttagaaagtgaaacatattataaatttcattgCAAAGACTTGTTATTCCTAAAACTAAGAGATATACTGCACTAATTTATTGTCAtgtaaatatatagttttataatttgtttgaagATACAAAATAAGACgaactaaatattcaatttgtaaaatttcagccaatttataagaataatttattcatttagagaatttattttctttaaataaaatgatttatttgaataaaaaaattaaaaataaattaaaattaagaaattttaaaaagaataaaataataaaattttagaaggCAAAACAAGccttaatcaaatatttaaaaacctaaatattttactgaaaaaaaaaactactataATTAACTTAACGTAAGTTAACTTATAATGCCAAGTgctaaaaaattttattatttttaatcaccACTCTAAGTCTAAATATAATATGCCTAACAATATGTTGCATCAATCAAACTTCGGTATTAAAAAACAAcgaattataatattatatatatatatatatatatatatatatatatatatatatatatatatatatatataagttgtcACTTTcgtaataaatttataataataaaaataaacaaataaatagaaaGGAATCTTTTACGAGAAGTTTTCGGATTTTTGGAATGGACGGCCTAACGTGACCTTTTGAACGTGAGAGGTTAGAGGCAAAATCGCgcaattattttctcaatttacttagtatgttttaaaaaatattacgtattgaaataatttgagttttttttttatttatttagagttcttttttttttttttttttttttaagtttttagtcTCTACTTCTCTAAATGAAGAACCAATAATGTAAGATTTATCTTTGCAGTGAGTTCTTCAATTTGGATCTATCATTTTCTTCGATTtggacaaaacacactggaaagcctcatGTTGATGTATGGGGACAGTCAGCCGTCCCTATAAGTTGctggggcgttacaaatggtatcagagcctagcctNtcccagtacggtgtggttcgaggacgaaccagacggaagctggtgggcatgtgacagcctcatgttgatgtgtggggacagtcagcagtccctgtaagatgccggggcgttacaaattgTATGTGTTTAGCATAATTCCAGGAATCTTGTGGAGATTAtatgatgaaatttttttaatgtacgCATTGATTTGAGAGTTTAGAAGTTGGAGGTTATCTTGTCACTCTAATAACCATGGTCAAATATAGTAGAATGTGGTATGTGATAAAAGGTGCAGGAAGTCATAATCTACGAGTTTTACCTTGGCTAGAGATGATAATGGACTAACCTTATGTGTAGTAAGATAAATTCACAGTAGATGTCACCATAAGTGCAAGACCCTTCGAGATTTCACATCAATGTTTGTatttggataattgattataatacGAGTCTTCATATATGATATGATTGTTTTTATGAATGACTAATGTATTATAATatctttatgtttgttttataaaaaaaaaatttacacatTAACTTACTTTAATGTTTCTTTTGGTATTTCTTgtgtatttgtttatttttttgtgatgaTTTACTTGTTAGTGTAAGCAAAGTGTTAAAGTATATATAGTGAAAGACAGTAATGCTGCATAATATTATTCATTGtcatctattaatttttttaattattttagatatattcTATTATTGTTTCTAgataactatattaatattatatatatatatatatatatatatatatatatatatatatatatatattcacaggCAATCTCtccttttttatcattattataattttttattttatcaattgtaAGTTATAAATAATGATATGGTATATTATGTAGTAtgattttaatcatatttttgttCAGTGATATAAATTGTGTATAGGGGcatggagttttttttttttaattatattaaaacagtaAAGTAAAATTGTGGTTACTAGTACATTTCAgagttttaatttgtttcttaactttaattcatgtttgtttgttctttttcatGTAATAATATGCGTATGGCCTCTGAACTTTATGAGTATCGTATTCATGCAATTATGATATTGAGTTCATTGGCTTTGAACTTTAAGTGTACGCTAAGTCTCTTATTCGATCAGAGATCATGTGATGTCCTCTTTGTTCTTTCAATCATCAACTCCACCATTGAGCATTTATAAAACAACAACTTGCCACCTTTGtccaaacaaatataaaaacaacataataataatatttttatgtaacttttatttacattaataCCTTATGTTTGTCATATCAGTCTAATAATATACtagaatataaaaatgaagatgACCTCAACCTTAAGTCATGACAAATAGATTGACAGTTTAACTTAAGTGCTTCATAACAATGACATAATTCCTGGATTATGAGTGTGTCACTCgcaaaaaagttattttatctatatacatatattcaataattataGTACATAAAGGGTatgtaattataaaatcattagaGAATCTcccaatattttaaatttaatgacaAATTTTCTACTCTTTATCAAAAGTTCTACTTGCGATTGTCCGAGGTtgcaatttaattatatttgtaatttatttccaattttGAAGTAGTAAATAATGTTGTATTTGCTAGCTTTTTTGTAATCACATTAAATCAAAgtatgaaatttattaaaaaaaacaaataaagaaaagcaTAGATAACTTTATATCAATAACTTTTGGGCGTTCtttgaattttagaaataacaACCGCAATCCCAATTGTTAGGTCTAATATAAGTAGTGCTTTCAGGATGTTGCTCTCTCCACTTCTCCAAGTGTTCTTTATCTtccaattattttcatttatttcaaaaatattttacacctcttcattattttttttattccaaaaataccttacATCTCCCCACTAACCTTAactatctttctctttctctctgtgtattaatggaacatttacatggttcattaatggagcatttacatgctCAAATTTGACttctgatatattttcttaaataagttttatttttgttgttcaatatattttttttcttcaaattacttaataaatggtaaaattttgttctaaatttctagaaaaatatttatatatatgtatgtttttttttacatttaatatctacaatttttaacattatattatgttttaacttacaaacatattcaactcaaataacttgaataaagtatttaatttattagataaataatatgaaaatattattaaatacttaaaatataaaagaaaagttatttgttaaagatttagaatttatttagtttttttgtcattataaagttagtatgtaataataataatatattattatatactattaatataaaatggaaatagTACTGAAGttttctctgaattttatatgttgcagtatatcacaaattcaaatttgaaccatgtgaatgttccattaatgtagagagagaaagattaTCGAGGATAGTGGGAGATgtaaggtatttttggaataaaaaaaatagtgaagatgtgtaaaatatttttgaaataagttttaaggaaagatatttttaatcaatatatttttcaatcaagttattttaaatcaatccAAATTATCTAAATAAGTTTATGagagattttaaatattttaatcaaagatagttttaaatcaatcaaatttatttaaataactttacaagaaattttaaatattttaatcaaacaaagCTATTTTTAGtcaattaagatatttttaaatcaataaaagtcatttaaataattttgtgagagaagttttaaatattttaatccaacaaaaaaattatttttaatcaatcaaagatacttttaaattaatcaaatttatttaaataatttgagaaagagattttaaatattttagtcaATCAAAGTTACTTTTTGTcaatgttatttataataatttaaagagtgtcagaactaacaagttttaatattatttaaaatattttgactaTGAATTTGgtagaatttcttttattagaaTTAAGGTTAAGGTTAACAGAGATTATTAGGATTGATCAACTGTGAAGCTTcgtatgaaaaaatataaataagataattagtataaaaataaagggCCACATAAACttatttctactttttcttttcgtCAATATGAATTTGAATACCTTACATTTAACTACATATCCCGATACTTATCAATGAACCATCTAATCTATCTTTTATTacgataataatttataattttttttaacaatgttcttaatatatatgattttaatttagattcacacaataacaatcatatatttatatatttattatgtttttaagaatttttttcacttttcaataTGCATATATCATACACTGtatcatattattttcaatataaacgTATTAGATACGTATTGTGTATATGCGTATCATAGGTTTCAACTAATATAGTGGGTTTTCAACATTCTCCATTTTCTCAATTCTGTATTGTAACAAATAGGATGtgaaatagtttataaaataatgagaaaagTTTGatcattctttctttacaaaGTATGGGTTTTGTTTACTAAAAGTTCACACATTTTTAACgcgattatatatttttaccactattttttttatatattttgtgaattttattaaaataaaataattgaagatctcgaatttgaagaaaaaaaaagaaaaacataaaataaagtaacaatataaagttaatttttaatcataaacCTTTAATTTGCGATcctaactattaaaataaataaccatatgttacaaatttattatcaaaattttagtaAGATTCAATGATTTTAGTCTGGTTCAAAAGTGCacataaatgataattttactaaagtaatttaataaatatgtaaacaagttttctctcttatttttctctttcaaagaCTGCAAAATGTCTTTTGATCTAAAAAACTCTCATCacttaagttaaattaaaaaaaaaattgactaatTGGGAGATAGAGTTAAGAGTTTAATCAATAGGACAAGTTTCTTATACTTTATTATTgtattgaaaaattgaatttattaacatgcaaaatgtTGTGATAATGATTAgattattgtaaaagaaaaagttggatTGCAACGCTCAAAATTTTAATTGCCAATaatgtttatattcattttcttaagtGTTTTAAccgtaaaatatttaatgatttttattttttttattgattttattctcccTTACTTCTATAAACCAGAGAACTCTTCCtccattccaaaacacaccaaaaGAAGTCTTTTCTcattctcctttcttcttttcctc
This genomic stretch from Vigna radiata var. radiata cultivar VC1973A chromosome 7, Vradiata_ver6, whole genome shotgun sequence harbors:
- the LOC106769097 gene encoding probable inactive receptor kinase At5g67200 isoform X2 — translated: MQRATAAFLPLLLHIINLATTCGGSTVSSDAVWLLSFKREADQDNRLLYTLNEPYDYCEWEGVKCAQGRVVRFVVQSMGLRGPFPPDTLTKLDQLRVMSLRNNSLYGPIPDLSSLTNLKSLFLDHNNFSGSFPPSLLLLHRILTLSLSHNNLSGSIPVRLTLLDRLIALRLDSNNFSGTLPPLNQTALKLLNVSNNNLTGPVPVTPTLSKLNAASFSGNPGLCGEIVHRECGSRSRFFGPATSTSTAPLSQSEQSQGILVVPASAQTKRHRKTGLVVVGFVVAVVLVSVFVVSVVSLVRRRQAAAGKAVVAVGGEVEAVVEEEEREVKVRRMEEAHRSGKLVFCCGELQQYTLEMLMRASAELLGRGSVGTTYKAVLDSRLIVTVKRLDGGKSGESDGVVFERHMEAVGRLRHPNLVPLRAYFQAKGERLVIYDYQPNGSIFNLVHGSRSARAKPLHWTSCLKIAEDVAHGLAYIHQVSTLIHGNLKSSNVLLGTGFEACITDYCLSFFADSSFTEDPDSAAYRAPEARNSSRRATSKSDVYAFGVLLLELLTGKHPSQQPFLAPADLQDWVRTMRDDDGSEDNRLEMLTEVASICSATSPEQRPAMWQVLKMIQGIKDSVSMEDNSFTGLS
- the LOC106769097 gene encoding probable inactive receptor kinase At5g67200 isoform X1 translates to MQRATAAFLPLLLHIINLATTCGGSTVSSDAVWLLSFKREADQDNRLLYTLNEPYDYCEWEGVKCAQGRVVRFVVQSMGLRGPFPPDTLTKLDQLRVMSLRNNSLYGPIPDLSSLTNLKSLFLDHNNFSGSFPPSLLLLHRILTLSLSHNNLSGSIPVRLTLLDRLIALRLDSNNFSGTLPPLNQTALKLLNVSNNNLTGPVPVTPTLSKLNAASFSGNPGLCGEIVHRECGSRSRFFGPATSTSTAPLSQSEQSQGILVVPASAQTKRHRKTGLVVVGFVVAVVLVSVFVVSVVSLVRRRQAAAGKAVVAVGGEVEAVVEEEEREVKVRRMEEAHRSGKLVFCCGELQQYTLEMLMRASAELLGRGSVGTTYKAVLDSRLIVTVKRLDGGKSGESDGVVFERHMEAVGRLRHPNLVPLRAYFQAKGERLVIYDYQPNGSIFNLVHGAACAGSRSARAKPLHWTSCLKIAEDVAHGLAYIHQVSTLIHGNLKSSNVLLGTGFEACITDYCLSFFADSSFTEDPDSAAYRAPEARNSSRRATSKSDVYAFGVLLLELLTGKHPSQQPFLAPADLQDWVRTMRDDDGSEDNRLEMLTEVASICSATSPEQRPAMWQVLKMIQGIKDSVSMEDNSFTGLS